From a single Kryptolebias marmoratus isolate JLee-2015 linkage group LG17, ASM164957v2, whole genome shotgun sequence genomic region:
- the LOC108237118 gene encoding ubiquitin carboxyl-terminal hydrolase 31-like, whose protein sequence is MSKVVSNKEKKSFSKKLFRRSSVRSVGSFMNRVLRTLSTLSHFGTDEQAADDEKDEATLVPNTAGGSVQSDDSDCGGFPFGDKVPGVAGLKNHGNTCFMNAILQCLSNTELFAEYLALEQFRGGETSGSNDKAKSNGVLVQKKAGGQQQEAGEVTEQLSGLVRALWTFEYTPQHSRDFKNVVSKSALQFRGNSQHDAQEFLLWLLDRVHEDLNQIVHPDIRPPIKPPVEEETAPEGSPLPAPGSFVQELFQAQYRSSLTCPHCQKQSNTFDPFLCISLPIPVPHTRPLYVTVVYQGKCSHCMRVGVAVPLSGTVSRLRQAVAQETKIPAQQIVLTEMYFDGFHRSFCDDDEDLEIIQESDSIFAFETPELFRPEQIRSKRGGSPHANLNQNNLKYGTENNRITTQIQEPSSPPQSPNKNSGQAEKIVLLVCNRACAGQQGRRFGNPFILYLERTVTWDILQTEILEKMKHLLRPGVFVQVGPFTLRVVGVVGITYLLPQEEQPLCHPSVERAFKSCGPGGPPHVKIVVEWDKETKDYLFKRTEDEYIPDAESVRQVKEQHLQPQTCTLAQCLQLYTKEEQLAPDDAWRCPHCKQLQQGSIKLSLWTLPDILILHLKRFRQDGDRRVKMQNMVKFPLTGMDMAPHIVKRSQSSWSLPSHWSPWRRPYGMGRDPEDYLYDLYAVCNHHGTMQGGHYTAHCKNSIDGQWYCFDDSDVHPMSEDEVCKQTAYILFFQRRATIPSWSANSSVGGSTSSSLNEHWISRLMGSRPPSQASSGSSRRTSLASLSESAEFAGERSEDDGLSVRPAVRGMQRQTFSSRSSIASPLALSENGSKPSWSHSAKLQLRSNSPSRFSLESHSSPTLERIGEVADNQLTDLCFTGSPKPDKMSGGKCILAALDSNVGSRRLIEQGYFKSVAQAEQRSSIQTGENNNVTATEQVSPRHGLSPKDSKQRNGTADSIGVKRTSAKSGIESERSPKKRPATSSTSSSSLSPASPAIDKSPSRTQSKGAASASNPRDRSSGPPKTSKGSSSRTATPSKKASSQTPELLHPDPQQRKSGSPGSQGSHPQRRPSPRGGTEKNSAAERTRAADRSASRESSRAKTAADRKVSHGGPPSRSSGSSRAEVRPGRALEDRTTGRSSSSSSSMTSLRSSSVGISSGNAAQPPRGPRGSSKTEDKGLSFFKTALRPKENRKPGESGKAGLGEAKGSPEEGDAIREALSGGASKKAQNAALELQNNVTTAKDKESSKMSAAAKNSLLPSTKSKLSEAQTITQSSATAKDPSKKEPAKKTLQSRKIPINSTQTSQRSK, encoded by the exons ATGTCCAAAGTTGTCAGCAACAAGGAGAAGAAATCCTTCAGCAAGAAGCTGTTCCGCCGGAGTTCGGTGCGCTCCGTGGGCAGCTTCATGAACAGAGTCCTCCGGACCCTGTCCACCCTGTCTCACTTCGGCACTGACGAGCAGGCCGCCGACGACGAGAAGGACGAGGCGACTCTGGTCCCGAACACCGCGGGCGGCTCGGTCCAGTCCGACGACAGCGACTGCGGCGGGTTCCCGTTCGGCGACAAGGTGCCCGGGGTCGCCGGGCTCAAGAACCACGGCAACACCTGCTTCATGAACGCCATCTTACAGTGCCTGAGCAACACGGAGCTCTTCGCCGAGTACCTGGCCTTGGAGCAGTTCCGCGGCGGCGAGACGAGCGGCAGCAACGACAAGGCGAAGTCCAACGGGGTCCTGGTCCAGAAAAAGGCGGGCGGCCAGCAGCAGGAGGCGGGCGAGGTGACCGAGCAGCTGTCCGGCCTGGTTCGGGCTCTGTGGACCTTCGAGTACACCCCGCAGCACAGCCGGGACTTCAAG AATGTGGTGTCGAAGAGCGCCCTTCAGTTCAGAGGAAACTCCCAGCACGATGCCCAGGAATTCCTCCTCTGGCTGCTTGACAGAGTCCACGAAGACCTCAACCAGATTGTCCACCCTGACATCAGACCTCCCATCAAG CCTCCAGTAGAGGAAGAAACGGCTCCTGAAGGATCTCCGCTACCAGCACCTGGCTCTTTTGTACAGGAGCTGTTTCAGGCACAATACAG GTCCTCCCTGACCTGTCCTCACTGCCAGAAACAGAGCAACACATTTGATCCTTTCCTCTGCATCTCACTGCCAATCCCAGTACCTCACACACG aCCTCTGTATGTGACGGTGGTGTACCAGGGAAAGTGCTCACACTGTATGAGAGTCGGGGTGGCCGTGCCTCTCTCGGGCACCGTGTCCAGGTTGAGACAAGCCGTGGCGCAAGAGACCAAAATCCCCGCCCAACAG ATTGTCCTCACTGAAATGTACTTTGATGGCTTTCACCGCTCCTTCTGCGACGACGACGAAGACCTTGAGATCATTCAGGAGAGCGACTCCATCTTCGCATTCGAGACGCCCGAGCTGTTCAGACCGGAGCAGATCCGCTCAAAGCGAGGCG GAAGTCCACATGCAAACCTCAACCAGAACAACCTGAAGTACGgcacagaaaacaacaggatAACCACGCAGATCCAAGAGCCCTCATCGCCACCTCAGAGTCCCAATAAGAACAGCGGGCAGGCTGAGAAGATCGTGCTGCTGGTGTGCAACAGAGCCTGTGCTGGACAGCAGGGGCGCAG GTTTGGGAATCCTTTCATTCTCTATTTGGAGCGAACAGTAACGTGGGACATACTGCAGACAGAGATCTTGGAGAAGATGAAGCATCTTTTGCGTCCTGGTGTCTTTGTTCAG GTGGGGCCCTTCACTTTGCGTGTGGTAGGAGTGGTTGGAATCACATATCTGTTGCCTCAGGAGGAGCAGCCTCTCTGCCATCCCTCTGTGGAGAG AGCGTTCAAGTCCTGCGGCCCAGGGGGGCCACCTCATGTCAAAATTGTGGTTGAATGggacaaagagacaaaagacTA TCTGTTCAAAAGAACCGAGGATGAGTACATCCCAGATGCTGAAAGTGTTCGGCAAGTGAAGGAGCAACATCTGCAGCCTCAGACCTGCACGCTGGCCCAGTGCTTGCAACTATACACCAAAGAAGAGCAG CTTGCCCCCGATGATGCATGGCGATGTCCACATTGTAAACAGCTTCAGCAGGGCAGCATCAAACTCAGCCTGTGGACACTGCCAGACATCCTCATCCTCCACCTGAAACGCTTCAGACAG gATGGGGATCGACGAGTGAAGATGCAGAACATGGTGAAGTTCCCGCTCACCGGCATGGACATGGCGCCCCACATCGTGAAGAGAAGCCAGAGCAGCTGGAGTCTCCCCTCCCACTGGTCGCCATGGAGACGGCCTTACGGGATGGGGCGTGACCCAGAGGACTACCTGTATGACCTGTACGCGGTGTGCAATCATCACGGCACCATGCAGGGCGGGCATTACACAG CTCACTGTAAGAACTCCATTGACGGACAGTGGTATTGCTTTGATGACAGCGATGTTCATCCCATGTCTGAAGATGAGGTCTGCAAGCAAACTGCCTACATCTTGTTTTTTCAAAGACGTGCAACGATCCCCTCTTGGTCTGCCAACAGTTCCGTAGGAG GTTCCACCAGTTCCTCTTTGAATGAGCACTGGATAAGTCGGCTGATGGGAAGCCGTCCACCCAGCCAAGCCTCATCTGGTTCCTCGAGACGCACCTCCCTGGCTTCTCTCTCTGAGTCTGCTGAGTTCGCTGGAGAAAGGAGCGAGGACGACG GTCTTTCAGTCCGACCGGCAGTCAGAGGCATGCAAAGGCAAACCTTCTCTTCAAGATCTTCTATCGCCAGCCCACTTGCTCTGAGTGAAAATGGCTCCAAACCGTCCTGGTCCCACTCAGCTAAGCTCCAACTTCGCTCCAACTCTCCTTCAAGGTTCTCCCTGGAGTCCCACTCCTCTCCAACGCTGGAGAGGATAGGAGAGGTGGCTGATAACCAGCTGACCGATTTGTGTTTCACTGGTTCACCTAAGCCAGATAAAATGTCAGGAGGAAAGTGCATCCTTGCTGCTTTGGACAGTAATGTTGGCAGTAGGAGGTTGATAGAGCAGGGGTACTTCAAGAGTGTCGCACAGGCAGAGCAGCGGAGCTCGATCCAGACGGGGGAAAACAACAATGTCACTGCTACTGAGCAGGTCAGTCCTAGACATGGACTATCACCAAAAGATTCAAAGCAAAGAAACGGGACGGCAGATAGCATTGGTGTCAAACGAACATCAGCCAAGAGTGGGATAGAGAGTGAGAGGAGTCCCAAGAAACGTCCTGCCACCTCCTCAACGTCATCCAGCTCTCTGTCCCCTGCCTCTCCAGCCATTGACAAGTCACCATCTCGAACACAGTCCAAGGGGGCAGCATCGGCGTCAAACCCCAGGGACCGGAGCAGTGGACCACCTAAAACAAGCAAGGGTAGCTCCTCAAGAACAGCAACCCCGTCCAAGAAAGCGTCCTCCCAAACCCCAGAGTTGTTACACCCTGACCCACAGCAGAGGAAGAGTGGTTCTCCAGGGTCACAGGGCTCGCACCCTCAGAGAAGGCCATCACCCAGAGGGGGCACGGAGAAAAACTCGGCCGCAGAAAGGACTAGAGCAGCAGACAGGAGCGCTAGCCGTGAATCCTCAAGAGCAAAAACGGCGGCAGACAGGAAAGTCAGCCACGGAGGTCCGCCCTCCAGGTCGAGTGGTTCTAGCAGAGCGGAGGTGAGGCCAGGCAGGGCTCTCGAAGACAGGACAACGGGCCGAAGCTCCAGCAGTAGCTCCTCCATGACTAGTCTTCGATCTTCAAGCGTAGGCATTTCCTCGGGTAACGCGGCTCAACCTCCGAGGGGACCTCGAGGGAGCAGTAAGACGGAAGACAAAGGTCTGTCCTTCTTTAAAACCGCTCTGAGGCCGAAGGAGAACCGTAAACCAGGCGAGAGCGGGAAAGCAGGGCTGGGAGAAGCGAAAGGAAGTCCAGAGGAAGGGGACGCAATTAGAGAAGCACTCTCGGGTGGGGCGAGCAAAAAAGCCCAGAATGCAGCTTTAGAACTACAGAACAATGTGACTACAGCCAAAGATAAGGAATCCTCTAAAATGTCAGCTGCAGCTAAGAACTCACTGCTGCCCTCCACGAAATCGAAGCTCTCTGAAGCACAAACAATCACTCAGTCTTCTGCCACCGCAAAGGACCCTTCGAAGAAAGAGCCTGCTAAAAAGACGTTACAGTCCAGAAAGATCCCCATCAATTCTACACAAACTAGCCAGAGATCCAAGTGA